The following proteins are encoded in a genomic region of Phragmites australis chromosome 9, lpPhrAust1.1, whole genome shotgun sequence:
- the LOC133929871 gene encoding O-methyltransferase ZRP4-like — protein sequence MALTTGTSQALLDAQLELWNTTFAYVKSMALKCALNLRIADAIQLHGDGATLPQIIAKVTLHPSKIPCLRRLMHVLSVTGVFSIQQPADDGGEQVCGLTPVSQLLVGSSNLTPFMTLVLDSLVVSPFLDLGAWFQRELPGPSLFEMKHGQSLWDFINQNSAFCALVDGGMVSDSSFIMDIVIKEHDDVFQGISSLIDVVGGLGGAAQAIAKAFPHVNCSVLDLPLVIASAPAITNVKYTAGDMFESIPSANAVFLKVCRSVLFYVELLRCLGEPQVTSPPKCFHG from the coding sequence ATGGCGCTCACCACGGGCACTAGCCAAGCCTTGCTCGATGCTCAGCTCGAGCTTTGGAACACCACCTTCGCCTATGTCAAGTCCATGGCGCTCAAGTGCGCTCTGAACCTCCGCATTGCCGATGCCATCCAACTCCATGGCGACGGCGCCACTCTCCCCCAGATAATCGCCAAGGTCACGCTCCACCCGTCCAAGATCCCATGCCTGCGTCGCCTCATGCACGTGCTCTCTGTCACCGGCGTCTTCAGCATCCAGCAACCGGCTGACGACGGCGGCGAGCAAGTTTGTGGGCTCACGCCGGTATCCCAACTTCTGGTTGGCTCCTCGAACTTGACTCCCTTCATGACCTTGGTGCTGGATAGCCTCGTTGTGTCCCCCTTCCTTGACCTCGGCGCATGGTTCCAGCGCGAGCTCCCAGGTCCGTCCCTCTTCGAGATGAAGCACGGGCAGAGCCTGTGGGATTTCATCAACCAAAACTCAGCGTTCTGTGCCCTCGTCGATGGAGGGATGGTCTCAGATAGCAGCTTCATCATGGACATCGTCATCAAGGAGCACGACGACGTATTCCAGGGTATAAGCTCCCTGATCGACGTTGTCGGGGGGCTCGGCGGCGCAGCCCAGGCCATAGCAAAGGCATTCCCGCATGTGAACTGCAGCGTGCTGGATCTCCCGCTAGTCATCGCCAGTGCTCCCGCTATCACTAATGTGAAGTACACTGCCGGTGACATGTTTGAGAGCATTCCATCGGCAAACGCTGTCTTCCTCAAGGTATGTCGTTCAGTATTATTTTATGTAGAGTTGTTACGGTGCTTGGGGGAACCTCAGGTTACTTCACCTCCAAAATGTTTTCACGGTTGA
- the LOC133929226 gene encoding O-methyltransferase ZRP4-like, with the protein MALTTGTSQALLDAQLELWHTTFAYVKSMALKCALNLRIADAIQLHGGGATLPQIIAKVTLHPSKIPCLRRLMHVLSVTGIFSIQQPADDGGEQVYGLTPVSQLLVGSSNLTPFMTLVLDSLVVSPFLDLGAWFQRELPGPSLFEMKHGQSMWDFINQNSAFCALVDGGMVSDSSFIMDIVIKERGDVFQGISSLVDVAGGLGGAAQAIAKAFPHVNCSVLDLPQVIASAPAITNVKYTAGDMFESIPSANAVFLKWVLHDWGDAECVKILKNCKKSIPPRDAGGKIIILDMVVGGGKSNLKHQETQALFDVHMMIMNGVERDEQGWKKIIFEAGFSDYKIMPILGVRSIIELYP; encoded by the exons ATGGCGCTCACCACGGGCACTAGCCAAGCCTTGCTCGATGCTCAGCTCGAGCTTTGGCACACCACCTTCGCCTATGTCAAGTCCATGGCGCTCAAGTGCGCTCTGAACCTCCGCATTGCCGACGCCATCCAACTACATGGCGGCGGCGCCACTCTCCCCCAGATAATCGCCAAGGTCACGCTCCACCCGTCCAAGATCCCATGCCTGCGTCGCCTCATGCACGTGCTCTCTGTCACCGGCATCTTCAGCATCCAGCAACCGGCTGATGACGGCGGCGAGCAAGTTTATGGGCTCACACCGGTATCCCAACTTCTGGTTGGCTCCTCGAACTTGACTCCCTTCATGACCTTGGTGCTGGATAGCCTCGTTGTGTCCCCCTTCCTTGACCTCGGCGCATGGTTCCAGCGCGAGCTCCCAGGTCCGTCCCTCTTCGAGATGAAGCACGGGCAGAGCATGTGGGATTTCATCAACCAAAACTCAGCGTTCTGTGCCCTCGTCGACGGAGGGATGGTCTCAGATAGCAGCTTCATCATGGACATCGTCATCAAGGAGCGCGGCGACGTCTTCCAGGGTATAAGCTCCCTGGTCGACGTTGCCGGGGGGCTCGGCGGCGCAGCCCAGGCCATAGCAAAGGCATTCCCGCATGTCAACTGCAGCGTGCTGGATCTCCCGCAAGTCATCGCCAGTGCTCCCGCTATCACTAATGTGAAGTACACTGCCGGTGACATGTTTGAGAGCATTCCATCGGCAAACGCTGTCTTCCTCAAG TGGGTTTTGCATGATTGGGGCGACGCAGAGTGTGTCAAGATACTAAAGAACTGCAAGAAATCTATACCTCCCAGAGATGCAGGAGGAAAAATCATAATATTAGACATGGTGGTTGGAGGAGGGAAGTCAAATCTAAAGCACCAAGAGACGCAAGCGCTATTTGATGTCCacatgatgattatgaatggCGTCGAGCGAGACGAGCAAGGGTGGAAGAAGATTATTTTCGAAGCCGGATTTAGCGATTACAAAATCATGCCCATTCTAGGTGTTCGATCCATCATCGAGCTCTACCCATAA